In Liquorilactobacillus hordei DSM 19519, the following proteins share a genomic window:
- a CDS encoding CvpA family protein — MILSLIIIVILFLSFIHGMHRGLILMLLNLIGLVVLFFIAHSFAGTVGGWLQQLVESFNQSSATWSADQGSLSGSSTFYYGLAYWLIMIIGGFIIYRIIRTFNLVKKIPVIGQLNALAGGAVSIILTYLVMFAALIIMQSWPTTSVRETVSESNVAQFILEKTPVMSQNLKDWLQENDSSV, encoded by the coding sequence ATGATATTATCCTTAATTATTATTGTAATATTGTTCTTGTCTTTTATACATGGAATGCACCGGGGATTGATATTGATGCTGCTTAATTTAATAGGATTAGTCGTACTATTCTTTATTGCGCATAGTTTTGCTGGCACAGTGGGTGGCTGGTTGCAGCAATTAGTAGAATCATTCAATCAGAGTTCTGCAACTTGGAGTGCGGATCAAGGGAGCCTAAGTGGTAGTTCAACATTTTATTATGGATTAGCATACTGGTTAATTATGATTATAGGTGGTTTTATAATTTATCGAATAATCAGAACATTTAATTTAGTAAAAAAGATTCCTGTGATTGGACAGCTTAATGCCTTGGCTGGTGGAGCGGTTTCGATTATATTAACGTATTTAGTTATGTTTGCGGCATTAATTATTATGCAGTCGTGGCCAACTACAAGTGTCAGAGAGACAGTTTCTGAATCAAATGTAGCTCAATTTATTCTGGAAAAAACACCTGTGATGTCACAGAATTTAAAAGATTGGTTGCAAGAAAATGATAGCAGTGTATAG